Proteins from a genomic interval of Echeneis naucrates chromosome 21, fEcheNa1.1, whole genome shotgun sequence:
- the LOC115062229 gene encoding LOW QUALITY PROTEIN: anterior gradient protein 3-like (The sequence of the model RefSeq protein was modified relative to this genomic sequence to represent the inferred CDS: inserted 2 bases in 1 codon) produces the protein MLCLVLLALSFGICASAGDQNKTKGKLQSLSRGLGSNINWVKSYEEALLKMVSSQKPLMVIHHREDCTHSQGAAFVAKKSIQEMAKKYFIMHNLVEDKTDQNQAPEKYXRIIFVDPTTTVCADIAGKYNNRRYTYMPGDMALCE, from the exons ATGCTTTGTTTGGTCTTGCTTGCTTTGTCCTTTGGTATCTGTGCTAGTGCTGGAGaccagaataaaacaaaaggaaagctGCAGTCCCTGTCAAGAG GATTGGGGAGTAATATTAATTGGGTCAAAAGCTATGAAGAGGCCTTGTTAAAGATGGTCAGTAG tcaGAAGCCACTGATGGTCATCCATCATCGAGAGGACTGCACGCACAGTCAAGGTGCTGCA TTTGTTGCTAAAAAGTCCATACAGGAAATGGCCAAAAAGTATTTCATCATGCACAACTTGGTGG aagataaaacagaccagaaccaggCACCTGAAAAATA CAGAATAATCTTTGTTG ATCCAACCACGACTGTATGTGCAGACATTGCAGGAAAGTACAACAACCGTCGCTACACTTACATGCCTGGTGACATGGCACTATGTGAGTAA